From a single Capsicum annuum cultivar UCD-10X-F1 chromosome 12, UCD10Xv1.1, whole genome shotgun sequence genomic region:
- the LOC107851669 gene encoding AT-hook motif nuclear-localized protein 20 — protein sequence MANPWWTGQVGLQGVETSSSAGSPSLKKPDLGVSMNDNSGGSGSHDEDRDHSDDPKEGAVEVATRRPRGRPAGSKNKPKPPIFVTRDSPNALRSHVMEVANGADVAESIAQFARKRQRGVCVLSATGTVTNVTLRQPSAPGAVMALHGRFEILSLTGAFLPGPAPPGSTGLTIYLAGGQGQVVGGSVVGSLVASGPVMVIASTFSNATYERLPLEEEEEGGGPAAQGQLGGGGSPPGIVGGGGGGAHQQGGGGGMGDIPSSNMPVYNLPPNLLPNGGQLNHEAFAWAHGRPPF from the exons ATGGCAAACCCATGGTGGACAGGCCAAGTAGGTTTACAAGGAGTTGAAACATCATCATCAGCTGGTTCACCATCTCTTAAGAAACCAGATCTAGGTGTATCTATGAACGATAAcagtggtggtagtggtagtcATGACGAAGATAGGGACCATAGTGATGACCCCAAAGAGGGTGCAGTTGAAGTAGCCACTCGTCGACCCAGAGGTCGACCAGCTGGCTCAAAAAACAAACCCAAACCTCCCATCTTTGTGACGAGGGATAGTCCTAACGCACTTAGAAGCCATGTTATGGAAGTTGCTAATGGAGCTGATGTAGCTGAAAGCATAGCACAGTTTGCTAGGAAAAGACAAAGAGGTGTTTGTGTATTGAGTGCTACTGGAACTGTTACTAATGTAACCCTAAGACAACCTTCTGCTCCTGGAGCTGTCATGGCATTACACGGGCGTTTTGAGATCTTATCGTTGACTGGCGCTTTTCTCCCTGGACCTGCTCCTCCTGGATCAACAG GTTTGACTATATACCTAGCAGGAGGACAAGGGCAAGTTGTAGGAGGAAGTGTAGTAGGGTCATTAGTGGCATCCGGACCAGTTATGGTAATTGCATCAACTTTTTCTAATGCTACATATGAGAGGCTACCActggaggaggaagaagaaggcGGTGGACCGGCAGCACAAGGACAACTTGGTGGTGGTGGATCGCCACCGGGAATCGTAGGAGGTGGTGGTGGCGGAGCACATCAacaaggtggtggtggtggtatggGTGACATTCCATCATCAAATATGCCAGTATATAATTTGCCACCAAATTTGCTACCAAATGGTGGACAATTGAACCATGAAGCATTTGCTTGGGCACATGGACGCCCTCCTTTTTAA
- the LOC107849340 gene encoding uncharacterized protein LOC107849340 — MITTNIAESVNAMLIDEREYPVASIFNSITKKFDEIFRERRAYGLKCKDNKFFLAVEKILRDNMSEGDSFYSENISGDKRQYIVFRSGCTTKVDLLERSCSYRKFDLVKIPCVHVMTALRLKHGEDYSLRVYDYSSPLYKVEEYLLAYSESINTVPLESEWHVPLELLDVNIIPPFVFTKLGIKKKCVKGVGETFKSKRRNKCSLCKRPGNKRTTCNNNKS, encoded by the coding sequence ATGATCACCACAAATATTGCCGAGTCGGTGAATGCTATGTTGATTGACGAAAGGGAGTACCCCGTGGCATCCATATTCAATTCGATTACcaagaaatttgatgaaatattcaGGGAGAGGCGTGCCTACGGCCTCAAATGTAAGGATAACAAATTTTTTTTGGCCGTCGAAAAGATCTTAAGAGACAATATGAGCGAGGGAGACTCCTTCTATTCAGAGAACATAAGCGGGGACAAAAGGCAATACATTGTGTTCAGAAGTGGCTGTACGACCAAAGTCGACCTACTGGAAAGGTCGTGTTCTTACAGGAAGTTTGACCTGGTCAAAATACCATGCGTTCACGTGATGACCGCTTTGCGATTGAAGCATGGTGAAGATTATAGTTTGAGAGTCTATGATTACTCTTCGCCCTTGTATAAAGTGGAAGAGTACCTCCTTGCGTATTCGGAATCAATTAATACTGTCCCTTTGGAGTCCGAATGGCACGTGCCACTAGAATTGCTAGACGTGAACATTATTCCACCTTTCGTATTCACCAAACTcggaataaagaaaaaatgcgTTAAGGGCGTGGGAGAGACTTTCAAGTCAAAGAGGAGGAACAAGTGTTCACTGTGCAAGAGACCCGGGAACAAGAGAACCACTTGTAACAACAACAAATCGTAG
- the LOC124889577 gene encoding uncharacterized protein LOC124889577 yields MLDVTADGSRPLLRINIIPGSSTILPPQPKIDEHDSFEDESLDAYPMDSKKELKLLLDVATVRNSFDYATLKSCSKFLKVKYVCPSCKWMLRVKKYECTDRFVIYKYIADHSCGIEYATHCHRKITSKVNVSLCVNIYRKGKGLDTSEIRRIVFKNLKSIPSYWKCWLGYVIAKEMVRGTVEHGYSFLPIFSYMIDALNVGTTYFIMVNKVDCRFMYYFLLLGPCIKGFAYMRKVNAVNDTHLYGKYEGVLLSSVAQDTENHIYPIAFCIVDKENDVSWMFFFEKLKSIVFDGPDLCFISDRHKSIANGIMKAYNLLITGTA; encoded by the exons ATGTTGGATGTCACTGCCGATGGATCTAGGCCATTATTGAGAATAAATATCATTCCAGGGTCTTCGACAATCCTGCCACCACAGCCGAAAATCGACGAACATGATTCATTTGAAGATGAGAGTTTGGATGCTTATCCAATGGATTC TAAAAAAGAGCTGAAATTGTTGCTGGACGTAGCAACTGTGagaaattcttttgattatgctACGTTGAAGAGCTGCAGCAAATTCCTCAAGGTGAAATATGTTTGTCCTAGTTGCAAGTGGATGTTGCGAGTGAAGAAGTATGAATGCACAGACAGATTcgtcatctataaatacatcGCCGATCACAGTTGTGGCATCGAATACGCAACCCACTGCCATAGGAAAATCACATCTAAAGTTAATGTATCATTGTGTGTGAACATATATCGCAAAGGAAAGGGTCTGGACACTAGTGAGATTCGGAGGATCGTTTTCAAGAACTTGAAAAGTATACCAAGCTATTGGAAATGTTGGTTGGGGTATGTGATTGCCAAGGAAATGGTTCGAGGGACAGTGGAGCACGGTTATTCCTTTCTGCCCATTTTTTCATACATGATCGACGCTCTTAATGTTGGCACTACCTATTTCATCATGGTGAACAAGGTCGATTGTAGGTTTatgtactattttttattattgggcCCTTGCATTAAGGGATTCGCCTACATGAGGAAGGTTAATGCAGTTAACGACACTCATTTATACGGTAAGTACGAGGGCGTGCTGCTAAGCTCGGTTGCACAGGATACAGAGAACCATATTTATCCCATTGCCTTTTGCATCGTTGACAAAGAGAACGATGTATCTTGGATGTTcttctttgagaagctgaagtctaTTGTATTCGATGGACCAGATTTATGCTTTATCTCCGATAGGCACAAGAGCATTGCCAATGGCATCATGAAGGCGTACAACCTGCTCATCACGGGTACTGCATGA